DNA from Thermomicrobium roseum DSM 5159:
CGATCTCGATCCCGTCGCGGTGAGCCTCCTGACGAGCGAGGGGTGGTCCTCGCCCGATCCCGAGAGCTACCCGACTGGTGGCGAGTTCATCGCTCGCTTTCTGGAACCACTGGCCAGACACCCACTTATCCGGCCCGCTCTCCGCTTCTCGCATCGGGTGACTGCGATCGGTCGCCTAGGGCGTGACAAGCTGTCCGGGCACGATCGAGCTGGCCGCCCCTTCGCCGTCCGGGTGATGACACCCACCGGTGAGCAGGAACTCCTCGCCCGGGCTGTCCTCGATGCCTCGGGAGCGATTCCCAATCCCCTCGGCGGGAGCGGTTGGCCAGCGATCGGCGAGCGAGCATGTACGGATTCGATCGACTACGGTATGCCGGACGTGCTTGGCCGCGATCGGGCGCGGTATGCCGGTGCACGAACGCTCGTCGTGGGCGCAGGACACTCGGCCTTCGGAACCCTTCTCGATCTCGTCAGTCTGGCTGAGCAGGAACCAGGCACTGTCGTGCACTGGGCGATCCGGCGCCGCTCGCTCGCTGGTCGCCTGGGAAGCCCCCAGGACGAGCTGCCAGAGCGAGGGCGCCTCGGTCAGCGTCTCGCTGCAGCACTCGAGGCTGATCGGATCGTGCTCCACCGTGGTATCCTCGTCGATCGCCTGGAGCGCACGAGCCAGGGAATCGTCGTCTTCGCTGGCGAGCGAGCACTGCCTCCAGTTGACCGTATCGTCTGCGCCACAGGGTATCGGCCGGATCTCGGACTGCTCCGGGAACTCCGGCTGGCACTCGACACGGTCGTCGAGGCCCCGGTCGCGCTCGCTCCAGCGATCGATCCTGCTCTCCACAGCTGCGGAACCGTACCGCCCCATGGGGTCGAGGAACTCACCCATCCGCAAGAACCCGACTTCTTCGTCGTCGGACTCAAGAGCTATGGGCGGGCGCCGACCTTCCTCCTCCGGACTGGCTATGAGCAGGTCCGATCGATCGTCGCGGCGCTGGCCGGTGACTGGGAGGCTGCGCGCCGCGTCGAGCTGCGACTTCCTGCCACCGGCGTGTGTGGTGGGGAGAAAGGAGAAGCGTGCTGTTCGGAGCCAGGTGTGACGGAGAAGGAGACCGATCAGCCGACTGCCGTCGCCAAGCGGCCCCTTCTCCTCGTTGGTGGCCCTGAACGAGCTCGCCTCCGTCCGGCACTCGAAATCTCCGGGCCAGCGTGCCCATGGCCGCGCCCCTCGAAAGCCGAGCAGGGCGTGTGCTGTGCCGACCGAGCTGACGAGCCGGTGTGCACCTGCGAGAGCGAGTCGGCGGGGCAGACGTGTGGTGGCTGAGGAGTCTCAGCCAGCCGGCTCGCTCGCCATCCGGCGTCCTTCCTCGCGCAGGAGCCAGCGGGCCAGGAGGACGAGAATGATGACCAGGTAGAGTGTCCCGCCGCCGATCCACATGAGGAGCCCAGCGACCTGCTGGTCGACCAGCGGAGTGAATCCCCAAGGCATGGCGGCGTACCGGTACGGCTCGTAGAGTACTTCATCGGCGAGCGTGAGGATCGCTCCGATGACGGTGCTCGCAACGGCGGTGATGAAAACCATGAGACTCGCCCACAGCCCGCTGACCCGGTGGTGCCGTGGTACCGGATCGATGATCGGCCACCAGAAAAGGAGCGCTGTCCCGAAGAAACTCACGTGCTGGAGATCGTGCACGGACTGGCGGAGCACGGCTTCTTCGTAGAGAGCCGGGAAGTGCCAGACGACGAGGGCGAGGATGGACAGACCGGTCGCGACGAGCGGCCGGGTGAGAAACTCCAGAACGCGGCGTGACCAGATCGGCCGCAGGAGAAGGCGCGTCACGAGACCGGCCCGCTGTGGCGGCAGAGCCCGCAGGATGA
Protein-coding regions in this window:
- a CDS encoding cytochrome c oxidase assembly protein, giving the protein MLLPLLHTCPTCPSVLGITLYPPSLLLIAVPTIVYTLALRRLAQRGRPVPTSWVIAFYAGMLSALIALAGPLDTWNDELLTMHMAQHLVLIQVTAPLLLLGRPVQVILRALPPQRAGLVTRLLLRPIWSRRVLEFLTRPLVATGLSILALVVWHFPALYEEAVLRQSVHDLQHVSFFGTALLFWWPIIDPVPRHHRVSGLWASLMVFITAVASTVIGAILTLADEVLYEPYRYAAMPWGFTPLVDQQVAGLLMWIGGGTLYLVIILVLLARWLLREEGRRMASEPAG
- a CDS encoding FAD-dependent oxidoreductase translates to MVVRETLPVVVVGAGPIGLVAAAHLAQRGLPFLVLEAGPDIATSVRRWSHVRMFSPWHFDLDPVAVSLLTSEGWSSPDPESYPTGGEFIARFLEPLARHPLIRPALRFSHRVTAIGRLGRDKLSGHDRAGRPFAVRVMTPTGEQELLARAVLDASGAIPNPLGGSGWPAIGERACTDSIDYGMPDVLGRDRARYAGARTLVVGAGHSAFGTLLDLVSLAEQEPGTVVHWAIRRRSLAGRLGSPQDELPERGRLGQRLAAALEADRIVLHRGILVDRLERTSQGIVVFAGERALPPVDRIVCATGYRPDLGLLRELRLALDTVVEAPVALAPAIDPALHSCGTVPPHGVEELTHPQEPDFFVVGLKSYGRAPTFLLRTGYEQVRSIVAALAGDWEAARRVELRLPATGVCGGEKGEACCSEPGVTEKETDQPTAVAKRPLLLVGGPERARLRPALEISGPACPWPRPSKAEQGVCCADRADEPVCTCESESAGQTCGG